From Rhodovibrio salinarum DSM 9154:
GCTTTCAGTTAATCAGTTTAACGGTTTGCTGGCGATTTCTCCGATCCTTGCGCACCGCTCCCAGCATTCCGGGATAGCAGGCTTGCGACGAAGATCCGGCGATTATGGGCCGGCATCGTGCCATCGAGGCAAAGCCGCAGCAGCAGACAGGTCCGCGTGGCATCGCACGCCTGTCCGGGCGCCCGGCCGCCCAACTCACTCGCCAGGTCGCGGCCCATCGCGTTGATCCGCCATACCTCCCGGCCAACCTCGTCGACGTCGGAATCGAGGTAGCCAGCCGCGTGCAGCCCCGCAATGGCGTCGTCGATCCAGGCCGAATCGGCGTCGAAGCCAGGCGCCGCCAACCGCTGCATCCGGTCGCGCACCGCCGCTCCGCCGAGCGGCTGATCGTACACTGCCATCAGCACGGCGAGCGACAGCAAGTCGTGAGCATCTAGCGGTCGCTGCGGCGAGGGACACGCGTCGGACATGACACGTCCACGATACGTGGCTCGGCAGGGTCCTGCCCATAGCAAAATGCCACGCACCGGCGAACCGGCACATGGCATCGCCTGCCCTTTACGGCAGCTGATTGGCAGGCGTCAGGCGGGCTCGTTCTCCGGCAGCGGCTTCGCGCGAGCCTTGGCATGCTCGTGCCGGGCGATCAGCTTGCGGCCCTTCTTACTGTCCGGTTTGGCGTGCGTGTCCAGGATGCGCATCCACACTGCGTGCTTCTCCTGCGGGGTGAGCTTCTTCCAGCCCTTCTCCTCTGCCTTGGTCCGGCCGCAGGCCTTGCAAACTTTCTTCTTGTTGAACTCACAGACGTCGACACAGGGGTTCTTGGTCAGAAGACCGCTCATCGCCCTACCCCGCGACAGCCTGGAAAGCCGCCCCCGCGAGAACTACGAGCCCGAGCACGCCGATCATCGCGGTCGCCACGCGAACCCCTTCCCGACGGTCCGCAAGCCGCGTGGTGAGCTCCCGGCGGGCACGGCGCGCAGACAAGCGACGAGCCGCCTGCCGATCACTCTCATCTGTCCGCTGTTCGTAGGTTCCGTCTAGCGTTGCGGCCATGGCTTTCTCACG
This genomic window contains:
- a CDS encoding DUF1289 domain-containing protein; translation: MSGLLTKNPCVDVCEFNKKKVCKACGRTKAEEKGWKKLTPQEKHAVWMRILDTHAKPDSKKGRKLIARHEHAKARAKPLPENEPA